TCTTTTGACAAAGAGCGCATGCCCTTGAAACGCGTCAAGATGTGTCAGACCTTGGGAAGTGTGAAGTTGTTCCATGCTGTTTTaagaggatttacaataaagctgTGAAatttccaagtgctggatcattttgCTTTCATTTCATTGTTTGGACACGGAGATTCTGAGTGGGGATCCGTGCACAGAATACGGCAGGTGAGTTGGACTTTTCTAGATAGATAAAACACCTGAACTTAATAATTAGAAGGGGGGTCCAAAGACTGTTGGCAAAAGAGCGTTTATATTGTTATGACACAACTTCAAAAATAAAGGCAGGCTCATTTCTTGGCAAAAAGTCAACACGTGACATTGTGGAAGCTAGAAGAGAACAACTGGGCTAATAGTTCTGGGGAAAAATCAACGTAACTAATTTTTGTGAATtgtcagaaaaaaatatttacagagtacctgtcatcaaaccatagttTCTAAACTAAGTCTgattatattcactaactacttctaacacttaaaaaaaattctgagctttaaaaagctctgtaggaGAaaatgggtgttccccagcaggcgcaacgtaactgaagcctgcaagagctgtgcctcaccgtGCCCCTCACgcccttcctgagtttggtctcctgccaggccgggaagagaccaaactaactgtttgacttgtagcagggaacagaacagagccacctagtggctgttttttttaatcacattaaaaacatataaaggttgagaattttaacagcaagtaaatagcaaagtgtcttataattacataaggaacaatatattaaaagtttagcttGGTGACAGGTACAGGTAAAATATTTTGTACATCAAACATAAACGATTTCAAtactattaacactttttttttcttaactttcttAGCTTTCAAACCCCAAAAAAACGTATGTGATGTGCCATCATGATATCTGTAAGAAGCTCTCTGATGTATCAGTTGGTTTATACATCTCTAAGATGGGCAAATATGTATGGCACAAACTAAAATCAACTCAAGAACTAGAAGTGTTCATCAATTCTAAGCTGCTTGAAGACTACCCCTTACAGGAGCCACATAATGGATTCTGTGTAATTCAGTGTACTAACACAGCAGGACTGTATGTTTCCCAACTCCTCATCTTACCACCTATTCTACACACAAGAAGGCAGCAGAAAAATATGCATAGTAATAGATCCttgttaaatattaatattttattattagatTCTGTTTCCAGGCATCATTTTTATAGGTCTTTGCCAAGGACAATTGAAGAATTCAGACACCTAAATAAAGAGTATTTTACAAGTGGTCATGTTTATGATTATGAACTCATTCAAGGGATTAGGAGTCGGACATTGGAATCGCTTCAAGCTCTCTTTGGAGGTGGCAAAAATGTCCTTCCCTTGGTTGATGCTTTAAAAGAGATTCATCGTATTGTGGATATCCATGAAACCCTTGGGAAATTTAAAGGCTTTGGCTATGAGACCCTGTATGTTGAAGATTTGTGCTGGGAGTATGAGTGGGGTCTTGTTAAAGAGCAAGGGGCATTAAATCTATCTGCCCCCTATCAGGAGCGTGTAAAGCTATTTAATGAAGCTATTCATAGGGCTGGAATAGATCGTATAGATGTTACCTACAGCAGCTGTTTAATTCTTAGGGCGAACAGAGTGAAGAATCAGTTTCATGGCTCAGCGTCTATCTGCTACAATGGTATCCACCAGCACACCTATCTTATTCAATACATGGAGTATTTTATAAGTCGTTTCTCAAGTCTACATAAGCCAACATTCACTTTCATGATACTAGACACAGGCCATGAGGACACTGGCATTAGGATAAAGCAATTGGACAAAGATCTAGCTGCACATGTCTCCTTTTTGGCGCATCAGGAAAATACAATATCCTTCATTCTTTCTGATCATGGGAatacatatggggaatttctttCAGCATCTCCAGAGTTCCATGTGGAAATGTTCCACCCTTTTCTTTTTGTGATTGTACCGGATAGTACATTCACAATCTTAGGAGAGGCAAAAATGAAGGCACTGCAAGTAAACCAGAAAAGACTAATCAGCCTCCTTGACGTCCATTATACTTTTTTAGGCCTTCTTCCTTCATTGGAATATCCTGTAAACGGTGATGGCCTGCTGAGTCCAGTTTCTCTATCTAGAACATGTAAAGACATCCCAAGACTATACCCAAATATATGCATATGTCAAGGATCCTATAGAATGGAGGCAAACTCTTCCTATTATGCATTATTTGCAGAATTTGCTTTGGGTTATATGAATAAGAGGATTATCGAACAGAGGAGTAATAGCAGCAAATCATGTGACAGACTTATTGCTACTAAATTTACTGATGTGAAAATCAGCCCAGAGGAAGGATCTGGTGACATTATAATCTTGATGGATCTTCACATCATGTCTCCACAAAGAACAACATATGAAACGGAGAGGTTCACGGTCACAATGCTGTTTGGTTTGGCAGCCCAGAGAGAGGGAATACTGTTCCTAGGCTATAGCCGGCTGACCCCCTTCAGTGCATATAAGCAATGTGCAGACCCTGCTGTTGACCTTCAATTGTGCATTTGTGAAACACATTCTGCATACAAAAACATAACTACTGAATATAATGATAGTGAATTAGAATCTGTGTCCTGGACTAAGACATATGTAACCAGAGTTCATAAACCATGTCTTTACCTAAAGACAAGAAAGTATGCTGAAGGGGTCGTGCTCTTGATTTCCAATGCTTGCTCACATAGAAAGTACAGCatcatgtttaactttctgagtaAAAATCTGTATTCTTCCAACAAGATGCCTGTCAAACAGATTGTGGAACCTGATACAGAAAGATTATTAGTAACTGGCATCAGGAGAGAAGATAATCTACCTTGGAAATACAAGTACAAACTCACATTTAAAGCAGCTACCTTAAGAAATAGAAAAATGTAGCTAAATGTTGTAAACGTAATAAACACCTTACCTGTCTTTTTTGTTTCTTATTAAAGGAACACTCCATGTAACACTGATATACTGTATTCTGCTTATTCACAGCCTAAAGGAGAAAGGCATTACCCCAGAATTCCCTCTTTGGTGTTCTTTGAATCTTTGTGTCATGCTCTGCCCCCACAGGAACTACACTAGCATTAAAGGGTATCACTTTAGCCTGATGGCAGGATCCAAGGATAAAACTCCTGGCAACCCTGTAGTCCACTATTAAATGGGCTATCCAGTGgcaggggatttttcaaaactttgACCACTTAAAagtctataaaaaaaacttttacttacCCCCAGTGCTCTAGTGGTGCCTCGGTTGTCCTGCTCTGGTCCCTGGCTGCGCTCCTCTTCCACTCCAGAAATCCTGACACCTGGGCTCGGAGTAATGTCAAGGCCCAGAGTGGCACACTGCCCCTCAGCCAATTACCGGTGAGCCGGGACATTgccgcggccagtgattggctgagggacAGTGTGCAGAACCTGCAAAATAAACATATTAGGCTCCGACTTTTCCAGCATCAGCCTTTTCCTTTACACACAATGCCTTCCGCGTCAccaacacacaatgcctccaaccTCACCCAAGTGCTTCCAGCCTCACctgcacacaatgcctccagccacaCACAATGCCTTCAGCCTCACCCAAATGCTTCcagcctcacccacacacaatgccttcagccacacacaatgccttcagcctcatccaaattATGGATCTACAGTCTCACCCACAcgcaatgcctccagccttaccCACACATAATGGCAAAAAGGTGTCGAgaggtttacatgggtgacagaaggttgtagaatggtgtacatgggtggcagaagtgtgtgtgtgtgtgtgggggggggggggggtgtccaggggTGAAAGAGGGTGTAGAGAGGTTTatatggtgatagaggggtgtacaggatgtacacatgcaaataaataaattaaataaatgtaataaatataatatgACATAACATGTCACTGCTATAGTTAGAAATAGTCCAGTCGGAAAGCAAGGGTCAAATCTGAGAATCCAGCTACATATACATTGTTGGTGGTTGAGTCTGAGGTCCTTTGCCCATCCTTGTGCTGCTCAATGATCATTTGAAAGCCACATTAGAACTAATTATTAATTAGTATCATTTAACTTCTATATGGCTTCAAGGTATAGTTTATATGAAGTTAGCTACTTTTTTAGGTATGTGACTAATGTATACAAAACCACTTACATTTATCTAACAGATGATTTAGGGCAGAAATAAAGCACGCTGAGGACTGACAATTTCTGTTGCTGCATTTTGGCACAAAAATCCAGCAACAGAAAAGGTCTATCATACACTTGCAattataaatccccccaccccccattgtcttgttgaaaggtGAACCCTCTGGATcaagttttcattaagaatatttcTGTACTTTTCTTTTGTTCacctttccctcaaccctgattgGTCTTCCTGTTTCAGCCTTTAATAAACACCCTCACAGCATAatgctaccaccaccatgctttactgttGGGATGGTAATGGTAGGGACATGCACACATAGACTTAAAAGGGGGATTGAGCCCCTGCCCATTTAAAGTACCTGCCCTATAATGCCTCACTGATTGGAACCTCCGTGAGGTGATGTGGTCgtgcctttttctttttttttactggacctcctgccccccaaaatgtctgtgcacgtccctgggtgATAACCAGTGTCTGGTTTTGTGATAAGGCTGTGGTAATCTGAAAGGGTTTCATTTGTGACCCAGAACTAGGGTTGCATATAAAGAGCatagtgtgggatgatgatgagggtggtaGTCCCATCTGTATCACATGTCTTGAGTTGTCCAACCCTGCATTCCTCTTTAGATATCCATAGACACCTAGATAAccatttaaccagttaaggacacagggagtacaggtacaccctcgttCCCGAGCCCTTTAGgaatcagggcatacctgtacgtcctgagtcccgttaccggggtttaaaccgttctcccgAGCAGAGAACGcttcaaacccagtgggtcctgactgctatcagcagccgggacccagggttaatgcagggccaatgcccggcattaacactttagatgctgcaatcaaagttgatcacggcgtctaaagtaaaagtaaaactaTGCCAGCAGATCAGCAGAGCTGATTGGGGCTATCGCGAcagaattgcgatgtcccgatcagcttactggatgacaggagggtcttCACCATCCTACTCatcatccgatcggcgatctactgctccaagcagcagagcaccgataacactgatcaatgctatgctatggcacagcatcgatcagtgtatgcaatcaaaagattgtatGGTATAGCATGTTACAGCCCCCtgcgggcaaaaaaaaaaagtaaaatgtggtAAAAAAAGAGAGAATAAATGTTGCTCCACCCCCAATTaaagtttgaaacaccccccttttcccaattttttaaataaaataacataataaaaaaattcatatgttgtaccgccgcatgcgtaaatgtccgaactattaaaatatatatggttagctaaaccgcacgatcgatggcgtacacgtaaaaaaaatgccaaagtccaaaattgtgcatttttgggtcactgcatataccataaaaatattaataaaaagcgatcaaaaagtctcatcaaaacaaaaatggtaccgataaaaacaagaGACAACGGTGCAAAAAATATAGCCCCGTACgtggtaaaataaaatgttataggggtcagaagatcacaattttaaccccttaaggaccaatacaaataaacctgtacgcccctgaaagaccaggcctgttttttcaaatcggggatgtctgtctttattagagaataactctggtaacgttttgccaatcatgataattctgacatagtttttttgtcacaagttgtccttcatgtacatagtaaaagtaagccgatatcatttgtagtttttttttacaaaaaatcacgattttttgctattttaacaataataggttgcatatatttttacatactgaccaaatagtttatgaaacttatactttcagatgtctactttactttgacataattttttttgtttttaattaacattttaaattcgttagaagcctaacaatttaacttgaaattttgaaaatgttgaaaatttgaaaagtacatctttttttgtgtgctatgcaaggtttgcagaaattaaaaggtagtagaacataggaacaccccccaaatgaccccattttaaaaactagacccctcaaggtattcgctagggggtacagtgagtattttaacaccatagttttttggcaggaattattacaaagtcagtgttaaaaattcgaaatttgcaatttttcacaaatgcatcatttagggggcatattttttgtacatcacttctgatattgaaagaaatgcaccctatattttatttagctgcttgtcccatgttctgaaatacccccgctttggccatatatggttccttggcctcgtggtaggactcagaaggagaggagcgccatttggctttcagggcagaacagtacccccacccccacaagtgaccacatttatataccgcacccctacaagttattggctgcaccagggacctctctgattggtccttggtcggctggcagtataatgcgtctgtctgtgacagttaaggctcctgatggatatatccgccatgttgtgggaataagcacccgctcatggcgaatatatccatcactgctgcggctgggtagctcagtgtgtccgctcatgactgctggtgggaaatccgccgctatgagtggacacacaaagctacccagccgcagcagggagctcattaccgtgactgctgcataatgtgtaggatcacatggtggacatccgcagcatattacatgctgcggatgtccgccaatgcgatcctacatattatgcattttttaaaattagattaatttaataaatgtatttttaatatatatatatatatatatatatatatatatatatatataatccaaatGAAAGCGGCACCTCCTGAGAAGAGTAAGGTCGGGTGCACGCCCTAGAACCTCGGTGCTCCAGTCCGTAGTAAATATAGAtcaatgtaggcagcacaccaaaattagtgcaaaattcaAGTGTTTATACCAGGGATAGgtgacaacgtttcggcgatctcacacTGCCATTTTCAAGTGGTTTACAAGTGATACAAATGGGGTTTAAATACACTCCCCATTTAGTGACATCATGATAATTAGCATATCACATGATCATAAACAAGAtgtaaataaagtgaaaaattcATGCTATACAgtgaaaaatattaaataaaagcaTCTCATAGATACAATGTTATATAGTGAATACATATACATGATCTGATCACCTATTCCTCCGGTGACAGATTAATCAACTCATCTTAAGTGTCATAATTACAATGTGGGCATTGTGGAAACAAGTGAAGGTTTAAAAACATTACCGATTCAAGCAGCCTCCTTCAAACACCGGCCTCATAGCGAATCGCGCCATTGTCCGCACGCCCGTACTCCACATGGGACGCTGGGACTTACTTCCGGCATTGCCGGACCTTAACCAATCACAGCGACGGCGTCATTCTGTTGTCATAGCTACTCTCTGTACTGTCAGAGCAGCAGTGACGTGCGCGGCGCGGCCAAGCTCCGTGGCCCTCTGCGCATGCTCAGTGCATAATAACTCACTCATCGGCGCCATTTTAATTTAGGGCAAATAGTTGGTAACCAAAGCGCATCCTATAGTAATATACTGGCAAGATAAATTGCTCTTATGTTAAACAATAAACCTCCTGTGATACAGAGAGATATTCTTACTACATCCTGATAGTAATACCCTGCATTCACCAAATAAAAACATTCAAGGGGCTTAAACCATTCACCCTGTACCCTTCAAGCTAACGTCTGGGTGCGTCTTGTAGGACCCAAAAGGGACCCTCAAGCCCGCTTCTCCTTCCCAGCTTGGTGTATCATCACCTTCCGGGTTTCAGAATACTTCACCAGATCATCGCTCCTGGCTCAGGGGGGTTATTGGCAACCCAACATCCAGAAGTCACTCATTCCAGGGTATAAACACAGGAGTATATGTAACTCTATTGAAATTGGTCCTAATTGCCCCAGAGACGCCGTCACTGTGttggtagaaaaataaaataaaacactgtcTAAATCTAGACACAAAAATAGATATGCGGCTCCATGTTGAGGTCCTTGGTTAATTTCTTGGGCTGCTTGATCGTAATGTAGTAACTAGAAAATCTGAAatacaaaaattttttacataaattaataaataaataatatcacTCATAAATATAACCACATTGTATGCAAACCGGAAACTGAGATGTCAACTACTGTCTACATCATCATTTTAGGGGTAACCACGAACTCTACATTGAGGCCATTTGGTTTGAGTGAGTTGAGGTTATATATCCACCTCAATTCTCTCTTTTGTAATAGAGAGACTCTATCCCCACCTCTTCTCAGTGGTGGTATATGGTCTACTATCATGCATTTCAGATCTTGTTCCCGGTGTCCCGCATCCAAAAAATTTTGGACACCGGTAAGTCAGTCCTGTTCTTCCGAATAGAGTACCTATGTTGGTTCAATCTTACTTTAAATTCACATTTAGTTTCTCCAATGTATATCAGCCTACAGGGGCACCATAAAATGTATACCACGAAATCACTCTCACAGTTTAAATAGAAATTAATCGGATACATTTTGCCCGTTAGGGGGTGCTTGAATGCATTCCCTTTTTCCATGTATTTGCAATTCACGCACCTCCTACACGGGAAACTTCCTTTGACTTGTACAGATGCATACCTATGTGTCAAACGTTGTTTTGACACATCCGATTTTACCAATTCATCTTTCAGGTTCCTAGCTCTGCGATATGACATCAAAGGTGTTTGCCTAAATTCTGGAATATTAGGGAAACACTGGCTGATCAGATgccaatgtttttttaatttccgTGCTATCTGGCCTGAAATCTCATTGTAGGTCGAGATAAATGGAATGCGTATTGTTTGGTCCCTCTTTAACTTGGGTGTCCTTAGTCCACTCCGTTCCTCATAGAGTCTCTGTTTCTGTCTATCTATGAGTGTGGGTGGGTAACCCCTGGTTATGAACTGAGAGGTCATTTTCTCAATTGCCCGATCTAACTTATCATTGTTATCAACAATCCTACTGGCTCTTAGAAATTGGCTATAGGGTAACGTCTCTATCATTGGTCTAGGATGACAGGAATTAAATTTTAATAGGGTATTGCAATCTGTCGGTTTACAGTAGAGATCTGTAGACAATCTATGGTTAACAATGGATACTtctgtatccaaaaactgtattttGTCTTGCGAGTAGACCAGTGTGAACTGTAACTCTCTGTCGATGTGATTTAGATATGTCTGAAATTCAACCAACTCGTCACCTGTGCCGTCCCAAATCAagaaaatatcatctatgtagcgccaccaccccaggatTTTCCTGGAGTGGTGGGCTACATAGATGTGGCTCTCCTCAAAGTCTCTCATCACTATGTTCGCGTACGTGGGCGCCATGttactgcccatggcagtcccacaTAGTTGAACATAGTATTTCTCATCAAAGAAAAAATAGTTGTTTTGTAACACATACACTAATAATTTCAAGATGAAATCAATTTGGTCTGTATCAAAATCTGCCCTTTCAAGGGTTTTACTAATTGCTCTTACACCCCTCTCATGTTAAATTGACGTATATAGACGTACTATATCAAAGCTAGCAATTATAGCATTAGTGGGTCAAAAAATCCCTAGTATCACGTAGATATGACCCTGCATCAATAGCAAACTGACGCAGGATTTTATCTAAAAAGATAGAAACATTGTTAGTTATCGACCCCCTGCCGGAGACTATGGGCCTGCCAGGTGGATCTCGCAGGCCTTTATGGATCTTCGGCAGGAGGTACAAAAGGGGAGTAATTGGATGTTCCACTATTAGAAATTCTCCAAGTTTTTTATCAATGAGACCTTGTTCGAGTGCATCATTGATAATAGTCTGTAGTCTATCCATCATTTCAATTTTGGGGTCCCTGGCTAATTCCTTTTACACCTCTGGGTCACTAAGTTGTTTATAGGCTTTCTTAAGGTATGTACTCCGGTCTATGACCACAACCCCACCGCCTTTGTCCGCCGGCTTAATGATGAGGTTGTGATCATGGACCAGTTCTTGCATGGCTAATAATTCACTGTGTGTCAGGTTAGGATGTCTGAGTTTTATCTGTTGTCTCTTAAGTCTAGCAAACTCACTTCTCATACATTCTGTAAAGGTAGAAACTGCATGGGAGTCAACTATTGGTTGAAAACTGCTGGGGATATGCACATCTAGCTTTTTGAAGACAAAATCAGTATGATCACAAACATCAACAGGATTCATCATTTCAGATTTATGTTGTGAAATCCAAATTTTAAGTTTTATCCTCCGAACAAACTGAATGAGATCCAGTTTTAATTGGAACCAATCATTCAGTCTGTTCGGACAAAAATTGAGTCCCTTTGACAATAACAATAATTGTTCAGTTGTTAAATTACAAGAAGAAATATTTACCACGGTTTTGTTGTCCATGGCAACTACTTCTTTCTCTGGTTCGCCGTCAGTCCCTGATTGCGTGTATTCCTCTGTGGCTTTTTTGCGACTGCGGAAATGTCTGATGCCTCCCCTCCTCCTTCTGTTGGAAGGGCTCCGACCTCTAAAAAAAGCTGTTGTTCTCCTGGTTGGTCTTTCTTGCTGGTAATAGGTCCCTTGGTTCGTTCCAccttgtcatccatgttcacAATGTTGGTACTCTTTCTGAAGAATTTTTTAATATTAGTGGCAATATTTTCCCAAGAATAGACTCTATTGTTGGTATAGTCCTGATTGTCTCTAAACCATTTTCTATGTTTGGTTTCCTCTATAATATTCCGTTGTTTaagcaaaaaattattttgtgtttCAAGAAATTTATTAAATTCCTCCAATTCAAGAGAGTTCTTTAGGGTGTTCTCCAACTCAGTGGCCTTAGTTTGAGTTAATGATAAGTCCCTCTGTAGAAATTCAACATTCAACAGTATGAGGTCCAAAGAATATTTAT
Above is a genomic segment from Hyla sarda isolate aHylSar1 chromosome 1, aHylSar1.hap1, whole genome shotgun sequence containing:
- the LOC130304158 gene encoding uncharacterized protein LOC130304158 isoform X1, which encodes MSAQHCYFYQMAKVVFALGIITTLSILWLLQASLDKPHNIKLSYSHIPSVVTVKIMDSQTQNPNSEKKDEKSSKVDDICPVFQLIPNKSTSHESSCKRAQFLPGSCKLMKTIFKEEPANCSHQPTYIICKLSNPKKTYVMCHHDICKKLSDVSVGLYISKMGKYVWHKLKSTQELEVFINSKLLEDYPLQEPHNGFCVIQCTNTAGLYVSQLLILPPILHTRRQQKNMHSNRSLLNINILLLDSVSRHHFYRSLPRTIEEFRHLNKEYFTSGHVYDYELIQGIRSRTLESLQALFGGGKNVLPLVDALKEIHRIVDIHETLGKFKGFGYETLYVEDLCWEYEWGLVKEQGALNLSAPYQERVKLFNEAIHRAGIDRIDVTYSSCLILRANRVKNQFHGSASICYNGIHQHTYLIQYMEYFISRFSSLHKPTFTFMILDTGHEDTGIRIKQLDKDLAAHVSFLAHQENTISFILSDHGNTYGEFLSASPEFHVEMFHPFLFVIVPDSTFTILGEAKMKALQVNQKRLISLLDVHYTFLGLLPSLEYPVNGDGLLSPVSLSRTCKDIPRLYPNICICQGSYRMEANSSYYALFAEFALGYMNKRIIEQRSNSSKSCDRLIATKFTDVKISPEEGSGDIIILMDLHIMSPQRTTYETERFTVTMLFGLAAQREGILFLGYSRLTPFSAYKQCADPAVDLQLCICETHSAYKNITTEYNDSELESVSWTKTYVTRVHKPCLYLKTRKYAEGVVLLISNACSHRKYSIMFNFLSKNLYSSNKMPVKQIVEPDTERLLVTGIRREDNLPWKYKYKLTFKAATLRNRKM
- the LOC130304158 gene encoding uncharacterized protein LOC130304158 isoform X2; translation: MSAQHCYFYQMAKVVFALGIITTLIMDSQTQNPNSEKKDEKSSKVDDICPVFQLIPNKSTSHESSCKRAQFLPGSCKLMKTIFKEEPANCSHQPTYIICKLSNPKKTYVMCHHDICKKLSDVSVGLYISKMGKYVWHKLKSTQELEVFINSKLLEDYPLQEPHNGFCVIQCTNTAGLYVSQLLILPPILHTRRQQKNMHSNRSLLNINILLLDSVSRHHFYRSLPRTIEEFRHLNKEYFTSGHVYDYELIQGIRSRTLESLQALFGGGKNVLPLVDALKEIHRIVDIHETLGKFKGFGYETLYVEDLCWEYEWGLVKEQGALNLSAPYQERVKLFNEAIHRAGIDRIDVTYSSCLILRANRVKNQFHGSASICYNGIHQHTYLIQYMEYFISRFSSLHKPTFTFMILDTGHEDTGIRIKQLDKDLAAHVSFLAHQENTISFILSDHGNTYGEFLSASPEFHVEMFHPFLFVIVPDSTFTILGEAKMKALQVNQKRLISLLDVHYTFLGLLPSLEYPVNGDGLLSPVSLSRTCKDIPRLYPNICICQGSYRMEANSSYYALFAEFALGYMNKRIIEQRSNSSKSCDRLIATKFTDVKISPEEGSGDIIILMDLHIMSPQRTTYETERFTVTMLFGLAAQREGILFLGYSRLTPFSAYKQCADPAVDLQLCICETHSAYKNITTEYNDSELESVSWTKTYVTRVHKPCLYLKTRKYAEGVVLLISNACSHRKYSIMFNFLSKNLYSSNKMPVKQIVEPDTERLLVTGIRREDNLPWKYKYKLTFKAATLRNRKM
- the LOC130304158 gene encoding uncharacterized protein LOC130304158 isoform X3, whose amino-acid sequence is MDSQTQNPNSEKKDEKSSKVDDICPVFQLIPNKSTSHESSCKRAQFLPGSCKLMKTIFKEEPANCSHQPTYIICKLSNPKKTYVMCHHDICKKLSDVSVGLYISKMGKYVWHKLKSTQELEVFINSKLLEDYPLQEPHNGFCVIQCTNTAGLYVSQLLILPPILHTRRQQKNMHSNRSLLNINILLLDSVSRHHFYRSLPRTIEEFRHLNKEYFTSGHVYDYELIQGIRSRTLESLQALFGGGKNVLPLVDALKEIHRIVDIHETLGKFKGFGYETLYVEDLCWEYEWGLVKEQGALNLSAPYQERVKLFNEAIHRAGIDRIDVTYSSCLILRANRVKNQFHGSASICYNGIHQHTYLIQYMEYFISRFSSLHKPTFTFMILDTGHEDTGIRIKQLDKDLAAHVSFLAHQENTISFILSDHGNTYGEFLSASPEFHVEMFHPFLFVIVPDSTFTILGEAKMKALQVNQKRLISLLDVHYTFLGLLPSLEYPVNGDGLLSPVSLSRTCKDIPRLYPNICICQGSYRMEANSSYYALFAEFALGYMNKRIIEQRSNSSKSCDRLIATKFTDVKISPEEGSGDIIILMDLHIMSPQRTTYETERFTVTMLFGLAAQREGILFLGYSRLTPFSAYKQCADPAVDLQLCICETHSAYKNITTEYNDSELESVSWTKTYVTRVHKPCLYLKTRKYAEGVVLLISNACSHRKYSIMFNFLSKNLYSSNKMPVKQIVEPDTERLLVTGIRREDNLPWKYKYKLTFKAATLRNRKM